TTATATTATTAACCATGCACAGGACGAAATTTTATTAATTGATGGGGATCTCTTCCCATTAGTCGAACCCGCACTCGGTCATTTAAAATCGGTGAAGCATATTATCGTGATGAGCGATGATAAAACAGCACCCGAGTCTTCGTTTCCAAATGTCCATAGCTATGAGCAGCTACTAGAAGAAGCGGATGAAAACTTTGCCTTCCCTGAAGACTTAGATGAAAACTTGCAGGCCGGCATGTGCTATACATCTGCGACAACAGGCATGCCTAAAGGTGTCATTTACACGCATCGTAGCATCGTCTTGCACAGTTTAGCGCTTGGCTTAGCAGAATCCTTTGCATTAAATGAGCGTGATGCCGCGCTACCAATCGTCCCCATGTTCCACGTAAATGCTTGGGGCTTCCCGTTTGCAGCGTTGAATTTTGGCTTGAATATTGTACTCCCGGGCCCAATGATGACACCTGCGATTATTTTAGATTTAATTGAGCAAGAAAAAGTCACAATTACAGCCGGTGTACCAACCATTTGGCTCGGTGTTTTAGCGGAACAAGAAAAACAGCCGCGCGACCTTTCATCAATTCGCTTAATTATCTCTGGTGGCTCTGCATCACCAAAGGGCCTAATTCAAGCGTATAACGAAAAGCTTGGCGTGCCTTATGTAAACGCTTACGGTATGACTGAAACATCACCACTTGTCAGCATGTCGCATCCAACATCTGAAATGGACAGCTATAGTGAAGATGAATTATTGGATATGCGCGTAACACAAGGCTTAACCGCATCGTTAATCGAAACAGAGGTAGTCAACGAAAACGGCCCTGTGCCATGGGACGGGCAAACAATGGGTGAACTACGCGTCCGTGGTCCTTGGATTGCCTCAAGCTACTATCAAGATGAGCGCACAAACGAAGCATTCCGAGATGGTTGGTTGTATACAGGCGATATCGCGGTGTTAACAAAAGAAGGCTACATTAAAATTACTGACCGTACAAAAGATTTAATTAAATCCGGCGGTGAATGGATTTCTTCGGTCGATTTAGAAAATGCACTCATGTCGCATCCGGATGTATTTGAGGCAGCTGTTATCGCCGTACCACATCCAAAATGGCAGGAACGTCCCCTTGCTTGTGTCGTATTAAAAGAAGGTGCAATTGCCACGAAAGACGAGCTGCTTGCATCGATCGAACAAGAATTCGCTAAATGGTGGCTCCCCGATGATGTCGTGTTTTTAAATGAAATCCCGAAAACATCGGTAGGTAAATTTTTAAAAGCCAAATTACGCGAAGAATTAAAAGACTACCAAATCCCAACAAGTTAATCACTATCAAACAAAGTCCGCTATCTAAAAATCAGATAACGGACTTTGTTTTATTCTTCTTCAGTTTTTTCTTCACTTTCTTCTTCGTCATCAAACTGCTGTGGGTCGGCAATACGATTTGTTTCTTCTAGTTGCTGCTCATCGCGCATATTTTCCATTTGCTTTCCGAGTAAACGTACCTCCTCCATTGAGTTGGTCATGTTTCCGTTTACGATATCTTCTCGTTTCGTCATATTAACTCACTCCCAATCCTAGGTTTTTAAAATTCCATATTAGAACCATTTTTGTCATAAAATAAACCATTTGCAACCAAATTTTGTGATATACTGACAAAAGATACTATTAAAACATGAGGAGGATACTTCCATGAGATTAATTTTAATTCTTGGTGTTTGTGTAGCATTCTTAACAGCTATGTTCACAGCTGGTTATGATAGCGATAACAAACCATTCGCTAAAGCTAAAAACTAATTTTAGCTAGCGTTCATTAAAAGGCAATCGTGCTTGCACGATTGTCTTTTTTTGTGGATAGGAAAGTATAACTTTTTCAAGATAATCCACATAAGAGAAGACATCATTTCGCGCTATTTGGCGCGAAATGTTTTTTTCTAATTGACTTCTTTGTCCTTTCACTTTATATTAGTTACATAAAGTAAGTTAGTTATAAAAAACAACCACAAAAGGAGCAAACATATTATGGCAACACATTTTCATAAAAAACCAAACTTATATGCATCTCATGTTCAACTAAAAGTTTCGAATTTAGCACGCTCAATCGAATACTACACAACAATTATTGGCTTTAACGTACTAGAGCAAACAGCAACAGAGGCGTACTTAACAGCTGACGGCCAAACAAGCTTAGTCTCAT
The sequence above is a segment of the Solibacillus sp. FSL H8-0523 genome. Coding sequences within it:
- a CDS encoding long-chain fatty acid--CoA ligase, whose protein sequence is MMDTQLVLTGFLKRAARYFPNKQIISRTSPTMTHRIPFKDYVKRTHRLADALTKLGMTRGTKVGTFAWNHHRHLEAYFAIPCSGAILHTINIRLAPEHIVYIINHAQDEILLIDGDLFPLVEPALGHLKSVKHIIVMSDDKTAPESSFPNVHSYEQLLEEADENFAFPEDLDENLQAGMCYTSATTGMPKGVIYTHRSIVLHSLALGLAESFALNERDAALPIVPMFHVNAWGFPFAALNFGLNIVLPGPMMTPAIILDLIEQEKVTITAGVPTIWLGVLAEQEKQPRDLSSIRLIISGGSASPKGLIQAYNEKLGVPYVNAYGMTETSPLVSMSHPTSEMDSYSEDELLDMRVTQGLTASLIETEVVNENGPVPWDGQTMGELRVRGPWIASSYYQDERTNEAFRDGWLYTGDIAVLTKEGYIKITDRTKDLIKSGGEWISSVDLENALMSHPDVFEAAVIAVPHPKWQERPLACVVLKEGAIATKDELLASIEQEFAKWWLPDDVVFLNEIPKTSVGKFLKAKLREELKDYQIPTS
- a CDS encoding multidrug ABC transporter ATPase, which gives rise to MTKREDIVNGNMTNSMEEVRLLGKQMENMRDEQQLEETNRIADPQQFDDEEESEEKTEEE